The following proteins are co-located in the Ursus arctos isolate Adak ecotype North America unplaced genomic scaffold, UrsArc2.0 scaffold_13, whole genome shotgun sequence genome:
- the MYB gene encoding transcriptional activator Myb isoform X2, whose amino-acid sequence MARRPRHSIYSSDEDDEDIEMCDHDYDGLLPKSGKRHLGKTRWTREEDEKLKKLVEQNGTDDWKVIANYLPNRTDVQCQHRWQKVLNPELIKGPWTKEEDQRVIELVQKYGPKRWSVIAKHLKGRIGKQCRERWHNHLNPEVKKTSWTEEEDRIIYQAHKRLGNRWAEIAKLLPGRTDNAIKNHWNSTMRRKVEQEGYLQESSKASPPTVATSFQKNSHLMGFAHTAPSAHVPPAGQPSVNNDYSYYHISEAQNVSSHVPYPVALHVNIVNVPQPAAAAIQRHYNDEDPEKEKRIKELELLLMSTENELKGQQALPTQNHTCSYPGWHSTTIADHTRPHGDSAPVSCLEEHHSTPSLPVDPGSLPEESASPARCMIVHQGTILDNVKNLLEFAETLQFIDSDSSSWCDLSSFEFFEEADFSPSQHHAGKALQLQQREGSVTRAAGEPSTRANKLKLNEGSLDPLKPLPPSRHSTIPLVILRKKRGQTSPLATGDSSSFVFADVSSSTPKRSPVKSLPFSPSQFLNTSGNHENLDLEMPSLTSTPLNGHKLTVTTPFHRDQTVKTQKENAIFRTPAIKRSILESSPRTPTPFKHALAAQEIKYGPLKMLPQTPSHLVEDLQDVIKQESDEPGVVAEFQENGPPLLKKIKQEVESPTDKAGNFFCSSHWEGESLNAQLFTQASPVADVPNILTSSVLMTPVSEDEDNVLKAFTVPKNRSLASPLQPCGGAWEAASCGKTEDQMTASGQARKYVNAFSTRTLVM is encoded by the exons AATCGAACAGATGTGCAGTGCCAGCATCGATGGCAGAAAGTACTAAACCCTGAGCTCATCAAGGGTCCTTGGACCAAAGAAGAAGATCAGAGA GTGATAGAGCTTGTACAGAAATACGGTCCGAAACGTTGGTCTGTTATTGCCAAGCACTTAAAGGGGAGAATTGGAAAACAATGTAGGGAGAGGTGGCATAACCACTTGAATCCAGAAGTTAAGAAAACCTCCTGgacagaagaggaagacagaattaTTTACCAGGCACACAAGAGACTGGGGAACAGATGGGCAGAAATCGCAAAGCTACTGCCTGGACG AACTGATAATGCTATCAAGAACCACTGGAATTCTACAATGCGTCGGAAGGTCGAGCAGGAAGGTTATCTGCAGGAGTCTTCTAAAGCCAGCCCACCAACAGTGGCCACAAGTTTCCAGAAGAACAGTCATTTGATGGGCTTTGCTCATACTGCACCTTCTGCCCATGTCCCGCCGGCTGGCCAGCCCTCTGTGAACAATGACTATTCCTATTACCACATTTCTGAAGCACAAAAT GTCTCCAGTCATGTCCCATATCCTGTAGCGTTACATGTAAATATAGTCAATGTCCCTCAGCCAGCTGCTGCAGCCATTCAG AGACACTATAATGATGAAGACCCTGAGAAAGAAAAGCGAATAAAGGAATTAGAATTGCTCCTCATGTCAACTGAGAATGAGCTCAAAGGACAGCAGGCGCTACCG aCCCAGAACCACACGTGCAGCtatcctgggtggcacagcaccACCATCGCTGACCACACCAGACCTCATGGGGACAGCGCACCTGTTTCCTGTTTGGAAGAACACCACTCCACCCCATCTCTGCCTGTGGATCCTGGCTCCCTACCTGAAGAAAGTGCCTCTCCAGCAAGGTGCATGATCGTCCACCAAGGCACCATTCTGGATAATGTTAAGAACCTCTTAGAATTTGCAGAAACACTTCAATTTATAGATTCT GATTCTTCATCATGGTGTGATCTCAGCAGTTTTGAATTCTTTGAAGAAGCAGATTTTTCACCTAGCCAACATCATGCAGGCAAAGCCCTACAGCTTCAGCAGAGAGAGGGCAGTGTGACTAGAGCTGCAGGAGAGCCTAGCACGAGGGCGAACAAACTCAAGTTGAATGAGGGTTCGCTTGACCCGCTCAAGCCCTTACCTCCTTCGAGGCACAGCACAATTCCACTGGTCATCCTACGCAAAAAGCGGGGCCAGACGAGCCCCTTGGCCACTGGAGACTCTAGCTCCTTCGTATTTGCTGACGTCAGCAGCTCAACTCCCAAGCGTTCCCCTGTCAAAAGCCTACCCTTCTCCCCTTCGCAG TTCTTAAACACTTCTGGTAACCATGAAAACTTAGACTTGGAAATGCCTTCTTTAACTTCCACACCTCTCAATGGTCACAAATTGACTGTTACAACACCATTTCATAGAGACCAGACTGTgaaaactcaaaaggaaaatgCTAT ttttagaacTCCAGCTATCAAAAGGTCAATCCTAGAAAGCTCTCCAAGAACTCCTACACCGTTCAAACATGCCCTGGCAGCTCAAGAAATTAAATATGGTCCTCTGAAGATGCTA CCTCAGACACCATCTCACCTAGTGGAAGACCTGCAGGATGTGATCAAGCAGGAATCGGACGAACCTGGAGTGGTGGCCGAGTTTCAAGAAAATGGACCACCTTTGCTGAAAAAGATCAAACAAGAG GTGGAATCTCCAACGGACAAAGCGGGAAACTTCTTCTGCTCCAGCCACTGGGAAGGGGAGAGTCTGAACGCCCAGCTGTTCACACAGGCATCGCCTGTGGCAGATGTGCCC AATATTCTTACAAGTTCCGTTTTAATGACGCCAGTATCGGAAGATGAAGACAATGTTCTCAAAGCATTTACAGTACCTAAAAACAGATCCCTGGCGAGTCCCTTGCAG CCCTGTGGTGGCGCCTGGGAAGCTGCGTCCTGTGGAAAGACGGAAGATCAGATGACGGCTTCTGGTCAGGCTCGAAAATATGTGAATGCCTTCTCAACCCGGACTCTGGTCATGTGA